From Actinomycetota bacterium, the proteins below share one genomic window:
- a CDS encoding nucleotidyl transferase AbiEii/AbiGii toxin family protein: MAANRSYGSPAAFRRALTDKLRDIAKSSPWSLPQLQRQIAYDRLLERLYLVDDGWIVKGATALLARDLGVRGTIDVDLYRSAALEVAEAELRQAVTQDIGDWFRFEIGARHTLSGGAEGVRLPVTASIGTTDWCSFRVDIVGPEIRLTGQPEWVPALARVAIPGLEQHGYVVYPLVDHIADKVAAILQTYGTGHVPSTRYKDLVDLVAILSEASVEAEQQYIALRSEADRRGIDLPNAFSVPDRDLWERGYAAEAGRSLLDTALTLDEALAIVTPFLDPLFHDTATGTWDPKGGSWK; this comes from the coding sequence ATGGCCGCCAATCGATCGTACGGCAGCCCGGCCGCGTTTCGCCGTGCCTTGACTGACAAGCTGCGCGACATAGCGAAGTCCAGCCCCTGGTCGCTACCGCAGCTCCAGCGGCAGATCGCTTACGACCGGTTGCTCGAACGGCTGTACCTCGTCGACGACGGCTGGATCGTGAAAGGCGCAACCGCACTCCTGGCCCGCGACCTCGGCGTGCGGGGAACGATCGATGTCGACCTCTACCGATCCGCTGCCCTCGAGGTGGCCGAAGCCGAGTTGCGACAGGCAGTGACCCAGGACATCGGAGACTGGTTCCGGTTCGAGATCGGAGCGAGGCATACGCTCTCGGGCGGCGCGGAAGGTGTCCGCCTGCCGGTCACGGCCTCGATCGGCACGACGGACTGGTGCAGCTTTCGTGTCGACATTGTTGGACCCGAGATCCGCCTCACCGGACAGCCCGAATGGGTGCCGGCGCTCGCCCGTGTTGCGATACCGGGCCTCGAACAGCACGGCTATGTCGTCTATCCGCTCGTCGATCACATCGCCGACAAGGTGGCTGCCATCCTGCAGACCTACGGCACTGGACACGTCCCGTCGACCAGATACAAGGATCTCGTAGACCTCGTCGCCATCCTCTCGGAGGCATCGGTCGAGGCTGAACAGCAATACATCGCGCTTCGTTCGGAGGCCGACCGGCGCGGCATCGACCTGCCGAATGCCTTCTCCGTTCCCGATCGTGACCTCTGGGAAAGGGGCTACGCGGCGGAGGCCGGCCGATCGTTGCTGGACACAGCACTCACTCTGGACGAGGCACTCGCCATCGTGACACCGTTCCTCGACCCACTCTTCCACGACACCGCCACGGGCACGTGGGACCCGAAGGGTGGTAGCTGGAAGTAG